AGTTGGTAATTGTGCTTTTAATTTTTGGTGCTTCTCGTAATATTTTCAATTTATCGATTAATGCACAATCGCTTGAAGTACAGAAATTATATCCAAAATCGATTATTACTCGTTTTCATGCGGTTTGGAGTATTGCCGTTTTTTCAGGAGCTGGTTTGGGGTATGTTATGGTAACGCAGAAAATTGCACCCTCTCATCACTTATTAGGAGTGAGTGTTTTTATGCTGGCACTGACAGCTTGTTTTTATCCAATGAGTATTCATAATGAACCAGTACCAGTCAAAAAGAAATTCTTTTCGATGCCGGAAAAAAACTTGGTTAAGTTTGCCTTGATTTGTTTTGTTTCTATGGCCTGCGAAAATACGATGTACGATTGGAGTGGTATTTATTTTGAAAATATTTTAAAAGCTTCTCCAAAATTAACCAGTGCTGCTTTTGTATTTTTTGCTTCGGCAGTTACCTTGGGACGTATATTTGGAGATTATGGTGTAATGAAGTTTGGAACTAAAAAAATCCTTCTTTATAGCGGAATCTTAATTACCGTCGGTTTCGGAATTTGTTTTATTCTGCCTTACGCTTATCCTACTATTTTCGGATATGTACTAATCGGATTTGGAGTTTCTTGTGTAGTTCCTTTAGTGTTTAGTATTGCCGGAAGATCATCAAAATTAAGCAGTGGTTCTGCCTTGACTTCTATTTCTACAATTGGTTACCTAGGTTTTTTATTAGTACCGCCAATGGTTGGGTTTATTTCTGAATATTTAAGTATGAAATGGGCCTTTTTAATTATGGCAGTCTTAGGTATACTTATGATTTTTATGGTGAATAAGATTGGGGAGAATGAGTGATTTTTAAGGTTCTGAGATGCTGAGATGCTGAGTTGCTAAGTTTTTTTGCCACTAAGGCGTAAAGTTTTTTAAGATTAAGTTCCATTAGGAACGAATTATTTTGTAGCAACGGATTTCAATCCGTTGAAATCAATTTGTAAAAAGCTAATAGTTCCGTAGGAACGATTCATATTAATATTTTTGTTCGCTATCAGGCTCATCGCTTTTTCATGACAAATCGTTCTGTATTGGGTTTGCCTTTTTTCAAACCAGAGATTTCTGCGATTAATGAATCTTTTGCGACAAGATTGTAAATGATTTTGTTTGGATAATCGTGTTTTGGATTTTCAAAAACGATTTGATTTTCGCTTGCTGAGGTCATTTCGAAACTTACAGGTAATTCTTGATTCTGCCCAGGAACGGTTACGATGTAAGAGAGTTTTCCGTTGGCTTCTTCTAATCGAACATGTTCAGCAAAAACAATATCATTTTGACCAACAACAAAATAGGATTCACCACGATAAACGGAATCATTTTCTTTTTTCCATCGTTCGGTAAGTTCTCCTTCGGCCGATTTATTTCCCCATTCCCCAATAAACCACTCTGCTTTGGCAAGATTTGGATATGTTTTTACTGGAGCTTCGGTTTTGATTTCTTTTTTACAAGAAGATAAAACTACAATAGTAAAGATTGTGGAAAATAGAATACCTTTTGTTTTCATGATTTGTTTATTTAAAAAAATATAAAGGTAATTTAAATATTTGTTTTTTAGGTTGTTGTATTGGTTTTGGATGATTTCTAACTCAATATTTACAATTCTATTCCATATAAATTAACCGAACCTACGGCTCTTTAAAAAACTAGAATAATCTCGTTATAACCGGATTAAAATCCGGCCCTACAAAATAGGTAGAACCGATGGTTCTTTTTTTGTATTTAAAATTCCGTAGGAATGAATTATTTTGTAGCAACGGATTTCAATCCGTTTAAGAATAGACGTACGGGGAATCCAAAGTTCCGTAGGAACGGTATATGTTAATTTTGTTTATTGTAAGGATTGACAATTTTGGTCTATATGAGATTTTATTCGTTTTTTGAATTCTAAAGGCAATTGTAATTTTACAGAACAAAAATCTTCAACTGTAAATTGTTGTGTTTCTTCATTAAAGAGAATTGCTTTTGAAGAAATATAGTCACTGTTATAATACCATACATTTGCATTGTTGTCTACATATAACATCCAATAATGATACGGACTAAAAGTTTCGTCTAAGGATTGTTGAAAAAGGATTTTGGATTTTGAGTTCCTTATAGCAAATAGTAATGATCCGTCTTTTAATTCTTTTATTAATATATTTCTGTTTTTACTAGGAATAGTATAGATTCCCGCTTCATATAAAAAGCCCGATTTGATATTTTTGAGTATTAATTCATCGTTTTTACAAGATATAAGAATCATGAATAGTAACGGAAAGACTAAATAGATAAATGTTTTTTTTCTCATTTTAGATCTTTTACTTTTTACAACGACAACTTATTTACTTTTTCGTCATCACAAACTTCTCCGAACTCGGTTTCCCGTTCAAATTCCCTGAAATCTCAGCTGTCAAAGTATTATTAGCGCCTTTTGTATAAGTGATTTTTTGAGGATAATCGTGTTTAGCATTTTCAAAAACTAATTGTTTATCCGATTCAGAAGTCGCAGGAAAGGAAACAGGTTTATCGTTATTCTGTCCTTTTACGGTTGCTTTGTAAGTTAATGTTTCGCCAAGCTGTGCTAGGA
This portion of the Flavobacterium panacagri genome encodes:
- a CDS encoding MFS transporter, which codes for MILSFFKKIQNTPRGYRIANTVFFFLSGFGYSSWVSRIPHIQAQLHLSEAQFGAVLFAFPIGLMLTMPFTGKLLNKYSSRYIMLLGAIMFNIVLSLPGLVAFVWQLVIVLLIFGASRNIFNLSINAQSLEVQKLYPKSIITRFHAVWSIAVFSGAGLGYVMVTQKIAPSHHLLGVSVFMLALTACFYPMSIHNEPVPVKKKFFSMPEKNLVKFALICFVSMACENTMYDWSGIYFENILKASPKLTSAAFVFFASAVTLGRIFGDYGVMKFGTKKILLYSGILITVGFGICFILPYAYPTIFGYVLIGFGVSCVVPLVFSIAGRSSKLSSGSALTSISTIGYLGFLLVPPMVGFISEYLSMKWAFLIMAVLGILMIFMVNKIGENE
- a CDS encoding DUF6265 family protein; this encodes MKTKGILFSTIFTIVVLSSCKKEIKTEAPVKTYPNLAKAEWFIGEWGNKSAEGELTERWKKENDSVYRGESYFVVGQNDIVFAEHVRLEEANGKLSYIVTVPGQNQELPVSFEMTSASENQIVFENPKHDYPNKIIYNLVAKDSLIAEISGLKKGKPNTERFVMKKR
- a CDS encoding DUF6265 family protein produces the protein MFQKITLIALIIAFVSCQKKESVEKDKIKIADWLIGNWENTSPEGVLSENWQKLNDSTFSASSYFIKGKDTLHFETIILAQLGETLTYKATVKGQNNDKPVSFPATSESDKQLVFENAKHDYPQKITYTKGANNTLTAEISGNLNGKPSSEKFVMTKK